The following coding sequences are from one Triticum aestivum cultivar Chinese Spring chromosome 5A, IWGSC CS RefSeq v2.1, whole genome shotgun sequence window:
- the LOC123104615 gene encoding UDP-glycosyltransferase TURAN isoform X2, protein MKPVQLSGVSKISGALALLLKAAIQFIMLIWFLCFKIPRPDVFIVQNPPSVPTLAAVKLVSWLRGAKFIVDWHNFGYTLLGLSHGRSHVIVKIYFWFEKHFGRMTDGAFCVTKAMQHELSQNWGIKATVLYDHSPEFFHPASLAQKHELFCRLGSSICSAMGSADCISVEKEVEDKSTTVLTSKIDGGVSLKPNRPALVVSSTSWTPDEDFSILLEAALMYDRRVAATLGEEDSMDEGKLWIDIKNGKQFDYPRLLFIITGSADLGVSLHTSSSGLDLPMKVVDMFGCGLPVCAASFSCIEELVKVNRNGLLFSTSSELADELMMLFKGFPEECDTLKSLKDGALSTGSSSKWSTEWETNALPLVKQVIG, encoded by the exons ATG AAACCAGTGCAGTTATCAGGAGTTTCAAAGATATCTGGGGCCCTGGCACTGCTACTTAAAGCTGCCATCCAGTTTATCATGCTGATTTGGTTTCTCTGCTTTAAGATTCCTCGCCCTGATGTCTTCATTGTTCAG AATCCACCCTCCGTTCCAACATTGGCTGCTGTAAAACTGGTTAGCTGGCTAAGAGGTGCTAAATTTATTGTGGATTGGCATAACTTTGGATATACTTTGCTTGGGTTGTCTCATGGCAGAAGTCATGTAATAGTCAAAATCTATTTCTG GTTCGAGAAGCACTTTGGGCGGATGACTGATGGTGCCTTTTGTGTTACGAAAGCAATGCAACATGAGCTTTCTCAAAATTGGGGAATCAA AGCAACAGTTCTTTATGATCATTCTCCTGAATTTTTCCATCCTGCTTCCTTGGCGCAGAAACATGAG TTGTTCTGCAGGTTGGGTAGTTCCATTTGTAGTGCTATGGGCAGTGCTGATTGCATCTCTGTTG AAAAAGAAGTGGAAGACAAGAGCACTACTGTACTTACTAGCAAGATTGATGGTGGAGTTTCTTTGAAGCCTAATAGACCTGCGCTTGTTGTGAGCAGCACAAGCTG GACACCAGATGAAGATTTCAGTATACTTCTGGAAGCAGCACTGATGTATGATAGACGTGTTGCTGCAACATTAGGTGAAGAGGATTCAATGGATGAGGGGAAGCTTTGGATTGATATCAAGAACGGGAAGCAATTTGATTACCCAAGATTGCTTTTTATTATCACAG GATCAGCTGATCTAGGCGTATCGTTGCATACATCCTCGTCGGGGCTTGATCTACCTATGAAG GTGGTTGATATGTTTGGATGTGGATTACCAGTTTGTGCTGCTTCATTCTCCTG CATCGAGGAGCTTGTGAAAGTAAACAGAAATGGACTTCTTTTCTCAACATCTTCGGAGCTTGCAGACGAACTTATG ATGCTCTTTAAGGGATTTCCAGAGGAATGTGACACCTTGAAATCTCTGAAAGATGGTGCCTTGAGTACAGGGTCATCTTCCAAATGGTCAACAGAATGGGAAACTAATGCACTTCCTTTGGTGAAGCAG GTGATTGGCTAA
- the LOC123104616 gene encoding beta-galactosidase 12, producing the protein MTAAAALVLAVAVAAALLAGAAEASRPKWNLTKKGTTVTYDKYSLMIDGRRELFFSGAIHYPRSPTQMWPKLLKTAKEGGLNTIETYVFWNAHEPEPGKFNFEGRNDMIKFLKLIQSFGMYAIVRIGPFIQGEWNHGALPYWLREIPHIIFRANNEPYKREMEKFVRFIVQMLKDENLFASQGGNIILAQIENEYGNIKKDHITEGDKYLEWAAEMAISTNIGVPWIMCKQSTAPGVVIPTCNGRHCGDTWIMKDENKPHLWTENWTAQFRAFGNDLAQRSAEDIAYSVLRFFAKGGTLVNYYMYYGGTNFGRTGASYVLTGYYDEGPIDEYGMPKAPKYGHLRDLHNVIKSYSRAFLEGKQSFELLGQGYEARNFEIPEEKLCLAFISNNNTGEDGTVIFRGDKYYIPSRSVSILADCKHVVYNTKRVFVQHSERSFHKAEKATKNNVWEMFSELIPRYKQTTIRNKEPLEQYNQTKDQSDYLWYTTSFRLEADDLPIRGDIRPVIAVKSTAHAMVGFVNDAFAGNGHGSKKEKFFTFETPISLRLGVNHLALLSSSMGMKDSGGELVELKGGIQDCTIQGLNTGTLDLQINGWGHKAKLEGEVKEIYTEKGMGAVKWVPAVSGQAVTWYKRYFDEPDGDDPVVLDMTSMCKGMIFVNGEGMGRYWTSYKTPGKVASQAVYHIPRTFLKSKNNLLVVFEEELGKPEGILIQTVRRDDICVFISEHNPAQIKPWDEHGGQIKLIAEDHNTRGFLNCPPKKIIQEVVFASFGNPVGSCANFTVGTCHTPNAKEIVAKECLGKKGCVLPVLHTFYGADINCPTTTATLAVQVRCHKKGDPE; encoded by the exons ATGACCGCCGCCGCGGCGCTCGTtctggccgtggccgtggccgccgCGCTCCTCGCGGGCGCGGCGGAGGCGTCCAGGCCCAAGTGGAACTTGACGAAGAAGGGGACGACCGTCACCTACGACAAGTACTCCCTCATGATCGACGGCAGGCGGGAgctcttcttctccggcgccaTCCACTACCCGCGCAGCCCCACGCAGATGTGGCCCAAGCTGCTCAAGACCGCCAAGGAAGGCGGCCTCAACACCATCGAGACCTACGTCTTCTGGAACGCCCACGAGCCCGAGCCCGGCAAG TTCAATTTCGAAGGCAGGAACGACatgatcaagttcctcaagctgaTCCAGAGCTTCGGCATGTACGCCATCGTGCGCATCGGCCCATTCATCCAGGGAGAATGGAATCACGG TGCATTGCCCTATTGGCTCAGGGAGATTCCACACATAATATTCCGCGCCAACAACGAGCCTTACAAG AGAGAAATGGAGAAGTTTGTGAGATTCATAGTGCAAATGTTGAAGGATGAGAATTTGTTCGCATCTCAAGGAGGGAACATTATTCTAGCCCAG ATCGAGAATGAGTACGGAAATATTAAAAAGGATCATATAACTGAAGGTGACAAGTACCTTGAATGGGCTGCTGAAATGGCCATTAGCACCAACATTGGAGTCCCATGGATAATGTGCAAGCAATCTACGGCTCCTGGTGTAGTG ATTCCTACCTGCAACGGAAGGCACTGTGGGGACACATGGATAATGAAAGACGAAAATAAACCCCACCTTTGGACTGAGAACTGGACTGCACA GTTCAGAGCATTTGGTAATGATTTAGCTCAGCGTTCAGCAGAGGACATTGCATATTCCGTGTTACGTTTTTTTGCCAAGGGTGGGACATTGGTAAATTACTACATG TATTATGGTGGAACAAATTTTGGAAGGACGGGTGCTTCCTATGTGTTGACTGGATATTACGATGAAGGTCCCATTGATGAATACG GTATGCCGAAGGCGCCCAAATATGGGCATCTCAGGGACCTGCACAATGTAATCAAGTCATACAGCAGGGCTTTCCTTGAGGGGAAACAATCATTCGAGCTATTGGGTCAGGGGTATGAG GCACGCAACTTCGAGATTCCTGAGGAAAAGCTATGCTTGGCTTTCATCTCCAACAACAATACAGGGGAGGACGGAACTGTGATTTTCCGAGGGGACAAGTACTACATTCCGAGCCGCTCAGTTTCCATCCTTGCAGACTGCAAGCATGTGGTGTACAACACAAAGAGA GTGTTTGTTCAACATAGTGAAAGGTCATTCCATAAAGCCGAAAAGGCGACCAAGAACAATGTTTGGGAGATGTTCTCAGAGTTGATTCCGAGGTATAAACAAACTACTATCAGGAACAAGGAACCCTTGGAGCAGTATAACCAGACCAAAGACCAAAGTGACTATTTGTGGTACACCACAAG TTTTCGCTTGGAGGCAGATGATTTGCCCATCAGGGGTGACATCCGGCCTGTGATTGCGGTCAAAAGCACTGCACATGCAATGGTAGGATTTGTCAATGATGCCTTTGCAG GGAATGGTCATGGAAGCAAGAAAGAGAAGTTTTTCACGTTTGAAACACCCATTAGTCTAAGATTAGGTGTCAACCATCTCGCGCTGCTGTCATCATCCATGGGAATGAAG GACAGTGGTGGTGAACTCGTTGAACTAAAGGGTGGCATTCAGGATTGCACAATACAGGGACTCAACACGGGAACCTTAGATTTGCAAATCAATGGCTGGGGCCATAAG GCCAAATTGGAGGGTGAGGTGAAGGAGATTTACACGGAGAAAGGCATGGGCGCTGTTAAGTGGGTACCGGCCGTGAGTGGACAGGCTGTCACCTGGTACAAG AGATACTTTGACGAGCCAGACGGGGATGATCCTGTTGTCCTTGACATGACTTCTATGTGCAAGGGTATGATATTCGTGAACGGCGAAGGCATGGGTCGCTACTGGACGTCATACAAAACTCCTGGCAAAGTCGCTTCCCAGGCAGT GTACCATATTCCACGGACATTCTTGAAATCCAAGAACAACCTATTGGTTGTATTTGAGGAGGAGCTTGGCAAGCCGGAAGGCATACTCATCCAGACAGTGAGGAGAGATGACATCTGCGTGTTCATCTCGGAGCACAACCCTGCACAGATAAAGCCATGGGACGAGCATGGAGGCCAGATCAAGCTCATAGCCGAAGACCACAACACTCGGGGATTCTTGAACTGCCCCCCGAAGAAGATCATCCAGGAGGTAGTCTTTGCCAGCTTTGGCAACCCGGTGGGGTCATGCGCCAACTTCACTGTAGGCACCTGCCACACTCCCAATGCGAAGGAAATCGTCGCGAAG GAATGCCTCGGCAAGAAGGGGTGCGTGCTACCAGTGCTGCACACGTTTTACGGTGCGGACATCAACTGCCCCACGACGACGGCCACACTGGCGGTGCAAGTGAGGTGCCACAAAAAGGGCGATCCAGAATAA
- the LOC123104615 gene encoding UDP-glycosyltransferase TURAN isoform X3, with protein MVPFVLRKQCNMSFLKIGESKQQFFMIILLNFSILLPWRRNMRLGSSICSAMGSADCISVEKEVEDKSTTVLTSKIDGGVSLKPNRPALVVSSTSWTPDEDFSILLEAALMYDRRVAATLGEEDSMDEGKLWIDIKNGKQFDYPRLLFIITGKGPDRKKYEEQIKRLKLRRVAFRTMWLASEDYPLLLGSADLGVSLHTSSSGLDLPMKVVDMFGCGLPVCAASFSCIEELVKVNRNGLLFSTSSELADELMMLFKGFPEECDTLKSLKDGALSTGSSSKWSTEWETNALPLVKQVIG; from the exons ATGGTGCCTTTTGTGTTACGAAAGCAATGCAACATGAGCTTTCTCAAAATTGGGGAATCAA AGCAACAGTTCTTTATGATCATTCTCCTGAATTTTTCCATCCTGCTTCCTTGGCGCAGAAACATGAG GTTGGGTAGTTCCATTTGTAGTGCTATGGGCAGTGCTGATTGCATCTCTGTTG AAAAAGAAGTGGAAGACAAGAGCACTACTGTACTTACTAGCAAGATTGATGGTGGAGTTTCTTTGAAGCCTAATAGACCTGCGCTTGTTGTGAGCAGCACAAGCTG GACACCAGATGAAGATTTCAGTATACTTCTGGAAGCAGCACTGATGTATGATAGACGTGTTGCTGCAACATTAGGTGAAGAGGATTCAATGGATGAGGGGAAGCTTTGGATTGATATCAAGAACGGGAAGCAATTTGATTACCCAAGATTGCTTTTTATTATCACAG GTAAAGGGCCTGATAGAAAGAAATATGAGGAACAAATAAAAAGGCTAAAACTGAGACGTGTTGCCTTCCGGACTATGTGGCTTGCATCGGAGGACTATCCTCTATTGCTAG GATCAGCTGATCTAGGCGTATCGTTGCATACATCCTCGTCGGGGCTTGATCTACCTATGAAG GTGGTTGATATGTTTGGATGTGGATTACCAGTTTGTGCTGCTTCATTCTCCTG CATCGAGGAGCTTGTGAAAGTAAACAGAAATGGACTTCTTTTCTCAACATCTTCGGAGCTTGCAGACGAACTTATG ATGCTCTTTAAGGGATTTCCAGAGGAATGTGACACCTTGAAATCTCTGAAAGATGGTGCCTTGAGTACAGGGTCATCTTCCAAATGGTCAACAGAATGGGAAACTAATGCACTTCCTTTGGTGAAGCAG GTGATTGGCTAA
- the LOC123104615 gene encoding UDP-glycosyltransferase TURAN isoform X1 — translation MKPVQLSGVSKISGALALLLKAAIQFIMLIWFLCFKIPRPDVFIVQNPPSVPTLAAVKLVSWLRGAKFIVDWHNFGYTLLGLSHGRSHVIVKIYFWFEKHFGRMTDGAFCVTKAMQHELSQNWGIKATVLYDHSPEFFHPASLAQKHELFCRLGSSICSAMGSADCISVEKEVEDKSTTVLTSKIDGGVSLKPNRPALVVSSTSWTPDEDFSILLEAALMYDRRVAATLGEEDSMDEGKLWIDIKNGKQFDYPRLLFIITGKGPDRKKYEEQIKRLKLRRVAFRTMWLASEDYPLLLGSADLGVSLHTSSSGLDLPMKVVDMFGCGLPVCAASFSCIEELVKVNRNGLLFSTSSELADELMMLFKGFPEECDTLKSLKDGALSTGSSSKWSTEWETNALPLVKQVIG, via the exons ATG AAACCAGTGCAGTTATCAGGAGTTTCAAAGATATCTGGGGCCCTGGCACTGCTACTTAAAGCTGCCATCCAGTTTATCATGCTGATTTGGTTTCTCTGCTTTAAGATTCCTCGCCCTGATGTCTTCATTGTTCAG AATCCACCCTCCGTTCCAACATTGGCTGCTGTAAAACTGGTTAGCTGGCTAAGAGGTGCTAAATTTATTGTGGATTGGCATAACTTTGGATATACTTTGCTTGGGTTGTCTCATGGCAGAAGTCATGTAATAGTCAAAATCTATTTCTG GTTCGAGAAGCACTTTGGGCGGATGACTGATGGTGCCTTTTGTGTTACGAAAGCAATGCAACATGAGCTTTCTCAAAATTGGGGAATCAA AGCAACAGTTCTTTATGATCATTCTCCTGAATTTTTCCATCCTGCTTCCTTGGCGCAGAAACATGAG TTGTTCTGCAGGTTGGGTAGTTCCATTTGTAGTGCTATGGGCAGTGCTGATTGCATCTCTGTTG AAAAAGAAGTGGAAGACAAGAGCACTACTGTACTTACTAGCAAGATTGATGGTGGAGTTTCTTTGAAGCCTAATAGACCTGCGCTTGTTGTGAGCAGCACAAGCTG GACACCAGATGAAGATTTCAGTATACTTCTGGAAGCAGCACTGATGTATGATAGACGTGTTGCTGCAACATTAGGTGAAGAGGATTCAATGGATGAGGGGAAGCTTTGGATTGATATCAAGAACGGGAAGCAATTTGATTACCCAAGATTGCTTTTTATTATCACAG GTAAAGGGCCTGATAGAAAGAAATATGAGGAACAAATAAAAAGGCTAAAACTGAGACGTGTTGCCTTCCGGACTATGTGGCTTGCATCGGAGGACTATCCTCTATTGCTAG GATCAGCTGATCTAGGCGTATCGTTGCATACATCCTCGTCGGGGCTTGATCTACCTATGAAG GTGGTTGATATGTTTGGATGTGGATTACCAGTTTGTGCTGCTTCATTCTCCTG CATCGAGGAGCTTGTGAAAGTAAACAGAAATGGACTTCTTTTCTCAACATCTTCGGAGCTTGCAGACGAACTTATG ATGCTCTTTAAGGGATTTCCAGAGGAATGTGACACCTTGAAATCTCTGAAAGATGGTGCCTTGAGTACAGGGTCATCTTCCAAATGGTCAACAGAATGGGAAACTAATGCACTTCCTTTGGTGAAGCAG GTGATTGGCTAA